A single genomic interval of Nerophis ophidion isolate RoL-2023_Sa linkage group LG11, RoL_Noph_v1.0, whole genome shotgun sequence harbors:
- the cdc42l gene encoding cell division cycle 42, like: protein MQTIKCVVVGDGAVGKTCLLISYTTNKFPSEYVPTVFDNYAVTVMIGGEPYTLGLFDTAGQEDYDRLRPLSYPQTDVFLVCFSVVSPSSFENVKEKWVPEISHHCPRTPFLLVGTQVDLREDSNTIEKLAKNKQRPLYPETAEKLARELRAVKYVECSALTQRGLKNVFDEAILAALEPPETKPKRKCVLL, encoded by the exons ATGCAGACTATAAAATGTGTAGTTGTAGGGGATGGCGCTGTCGGAAAGACCTGCTTACTCATCTCCTACACAACCAACAAGTTCCCCTCAGAATATGTGCCTACG GTTTTTGACAACTATGCCGTGACAGTGATGATCGGAGGCGAGCCCTACACACTAGGCCTTTTTGACACAGCAG GTCAGGAGGACTACGACAGGCTGCGTCCTCTCAGCTATCCACAGACAGACGTGTTCCTTGTTTGCTTCTCTGTGGTCTCCCCGTCTTCGTTTGAGAACGTCAAAGAGAAG TGGGTTCCGGAAATTTCTCACCACTGCCCACGTACGCCTTTCCTGTTGGTGGGCACTCAAGTGGACCTGCGGGAGGACAGCAACACCATCGAGAAGCTGGCCAAGAATAAACAGCGCCCCCTGTACCCCGAGACCGCAGAGAAGCTGGCTCGTGAGCTCAGGGCAGTTAAATATGTGGAGTGCTCTGCCCTCACGCAG CGAGGACTGAAGAACGTATTCGACGAGGCCATCTTGGCTGCTTTGGAACCTCCCGAGACCAAACCCAAGAGGAAGTGTGTTCTTCTATAG